In Streptomyces qaidamensis, one DNA window encodes the following:
- a CDS encoding sugar ABC transporter ATP-binding protein has translation MTTTNLRISGLTKSFGGVRALDGVDLTVPAGQVHALLGHNGAGKSTLIKCLGGAYPPDAGTIEVGGTSYTRLTPRESIASGVAIIFQTLSVVDALTVAENIFLGQEWTRHGRIDRRAQEEVAAGLLERVAAKCSPRDRVGDLPMGQRQLVEIAKALSRSAAVLVLDEPTAALSGAETDALAERVEDLRAQGLAIVYVTHLLGEVERLADAVTVLRDGRVAHHATVAGQKRRDLVEAIAGRPTETVGKSRRPPTPPRLVAEGLQGPGFGPVDLTVAAGERVGLFGLIGSGRTRVLETLYGRRRATGGTIRVGDRTVTPARPADALAAGIALVPADRRAQGLFPSMTAQDNALLPSVQPLSRHGLRALRSERRVFGALATAVGLRPARPRLPAGAFSGGNQQKLVLGRWINEARHVDVLLLDEPTQGVDVGARQEIYRVVSAHAEERGTAVLFASSDPEEIVALADRCLIVARGRIVGELSGAELTEQALLSAVHDPLTAEGAA, from the coding sequence ATGACGACCACGAACCTCCGCATCAGCGGCCTGACGAAGTCCTTCGGCGGCGTCAGGGCCCTCGACGGTGTCGACCTCACCGTCCCCGCCGGGCAGGTGCACGCCCTGCTCGGCCACAACGGCGCCGGCAAGTCCACCCTCATCAAGTGCCTGGGCGGCGCCTACCCGCCCGACGCCGGCACCATCGAGGTCGGCGGGACGTCGTACACCCGGCTCACCCCACGCGAGTCCATCGCGTCCGGCGTGGCGATCATCTTCCAGACGCTCAGCGTGGTCGACGCTCTGACCGTGGCGGAGAACATCTTCCTCGGCCAGGAGTGGACCCGGCACGGCCGCATCGACCGGCGCGCCCAGGAGGAGGTCGCCGCCGGGCTGCTGGAGCGGGTGGCCGCGAAGTGCTCCCCGCGCGACCGGGTGGGTGATCTGCCCATGGGACAGCGCCAGTTGGTGGAGATCGCCAAGGCCCTCAGCCGCAGCGCCGCCGTCCTCGTCCTCGACGAACCGACCGCCGCCCTGTCCGGCGCGGAGACCGACGCCCTGGCGGAACGCGTCGAGGACCTGCGCGCCCAGGGCCTGGCCATCGTCTACGTCACCCACCTCCTGGGGGAGGTGGAACGGCTCGCGGACGCCGTGACCGTGCTGCGGGACGGCCGGGTGGCCCACCACGCGACGGTTGCGGGGCAGAAGAGGCGCGACCTGGTGGAGGCGATCGCGGGACGGCCGACGGAGACCGTGGGGAAGTCGCGACGACCTCCCACCCCGCCCCGGCTCGTCGCCGAAGGGCTGCAGGGACCCGGCTTCGGCCCCGTCGACCTCACCGTCGCCGCAGGCGAGCGCGTCGGCCTGTTCGGGCTCATCGGCTCGGGCCGCACCCGCGTCCTGGAGACCCTCTACGGCAGGCGCCGCGCCACCGGCGGCACGATCCGCGTCGGCGACCGCACCGTCACCCCCGCGCGACCCGCCGACGCGCTCGCCGCCGGGATCGCGCTCGTCCCCGCGGACCGGCGGGCCCAGGGCCTGTTCCCCTCGATGACCGCGCAGGACAACGCGCTGCTGCCCTCCGTCCAGCCCCTGTCCCGCCACGGGCTGCGGGCGTTGCGCTCCGAGCGGCGGGTGTTCGGCGCGCTGGCCACGGCCGTCGGACTGCGCCCGGCCCGGCCCCGGCTGCCGGCGGGCGCGTTCTCCGGCGGCAACCAGCAGAAGCTCGTCCTCGGCCGGTGGATCAACGAGGCCCGGCACGTGGACGTGCTGCTGCTGGACGAGCCGACCCAGGGTGTCGACGTGGGGGCACGGCAGGAGATCTACCGGGTCGTCTCCGCACACGCCGAGGAACGCGGCACCGCCGTGCTGTTCGCCTCCAGCGACCCCGAGGAGATCGTGGCGCTCGCCGACCGCTGCCTGATCGTCGCCCGGGGCCGGATCGTGGGCGAACTCTCCGGCGCCGAACTCACCGAACAGGCCCTGCTGTCGGCCGTTCACGACCCCCTGACCGCCGAAGGAGCAGCATGA
- a CDS encoding amidohydrolase: MSDTAPTLVLTGGQVLTVDAGFSVAEGVAVRGRDILAVGSDAEMRALAGPGTRIVELGGRTVLPGINDSHLHGAAYGMTKPPFALDVGHPSVGSIADIAAVVRRAAHETPEGDWIIGLGWDPGYLAECLADPGRFPHRRDLDAVAPGHPVCLTDFSSHMVWVNSEALRRCGLGAGTPAPPGGVIDHDPDGRPTGILREAAGRLVQAELPTPTQAQRRRAVQGVIRELHSRGITSYTEPGLGPGGAGSLFGGLSTDNWTAYADLAASGELQARVSVLLLPAPMGGSADDVRKGLAELRRPESADPRLLRAIGVKIFADGVPPNRTAWMSEPYPEGGHGALCVHGDTPALQVHELREMIRLGHEAGFQLGVHVTGDRAIDLVVDAFLAANTAAPRPDARHYVIHGDFISSGSLAKLAAHGYGVNMNPAIKWTISDLMDEVVGPERSAYQWPVRSALDAGVRVCASSDAPITEPDWRQGVASMMLRESKASGRPSGPEQCVPLADALRAYTSTAAWQDFADGWKGTLEPGRAADLCVLDRPLLDLDPHEITQVQVDLTVFDGQVVFER; encoded by the coding sequence GTGAGCGACACCGCTCCCACGCTCGTTCTGACCGGCGGTCAGGTCCTCACCGTCGACGCCGGGTTCTCCGTCGCCGAGGGCGTGGCCGTGCGCGGCCGGGACATCCTCGCCGTCGGCAGCGACGCGGAGATGCGCGCCCTGGCCGGTCCAGGCACCCGGATCGTCGAACTGGGTGGCCGGACCGTGCTGCCCGGCATCAACGACTCGCATCTGCACGGAGCCGCCTACGGCATGACGAAACCGCCGTTCGCCCTCGACGTCGGCCACCCGTCGGTCGGTTCCATCGCCGACATCGCGGCGGTCGTCCGCCGAGCGGCACACGAGACCCCGGAGGGCGACTGGATCATCGGCCTGGGCTGGGACCCCGGCTACCTCGCCGAGTGCCTCGCCGACCCGGGCCGCTTCCCGCACCGGCGGGACCTGGACGCGGTGGCCCCCGGCCACCCGGTCTGCCTGACCGACTTCTCCTCGCACATGGTGTGGGTCAACTCCGAGGCGCTGCGCCGCTGCGGCCTCGGCGCCGGCACCCCGGCCCCGCCCGGCGGTGTCATCGACCACGACCCCGACGGCCGTCCCACCGGCATCCTGCGGGAAGCCGCCGGACGGCTCGTCCAGGCCGAACTGCCCACCCCGACCCAGGCCCAGCGCCGCCGGGCCGTCCAGGGCGTGATCCGCGAGCTGCACTCCCGCGGCATCACCAGCTACACCGAGCCCGGCCTCGGCCCGGGCGGCGCCGGCTCCCTCTTCGGCGGCCTCAGCACCGACAACTGGACCGCCTACGCCGACCTCGCCGCGAGCGGAGAACTCCAGGCCCGCGTCAGCGTCCTGCTGCTGCCCGCCCCCATGGGCGGCTCCGCCGACGACGTCCGCAAGGGGCTGGCCGAACTGCGCCGCCCCGAGTCGGCCGACCCCCGGCTGCTGCGGGCCATCGGGGTCAAGATCTTCGCCGACGGGGTGCCGCCCAACCGCACGGCCTGGATGAGCGAGCCGTACCCGGAGGGCGGTCACGGTGCCCTGTGCGTGCACGGTGACACGCCCGCACTCCAGGTGCACGAACTGCGCGAGATGATCAGGCTCGGCCACGAGGCCGGCTTCCAGCTCGGCGTGCACGTCACCGGCGACCGGGCCATCGACCTCGTGGTGGACGCATTCCTCGCCGCGAACACGGCCGCACCCCGCCCCGACGCCCGCCACTACGTGATCCACGGCGACTTCATCAGCTCCGGCAGCCTCGCCAAGCTCGCCGCGCACGGCTACGGCGTCAACATGAACCCCGCCATCAAGTGGACGATCTCCGACCTGATGGACGAGGTCGTCGGCCCCGAACGCTCCGCCTACCAGTGGCCGGTGCGCTCCGCGCTCGACGCCGGGGTACGGGTCTGCGCCAGCTCCGACGCGCCGATCACCGAGCCCGACTGGCGTCAGGGGGTGGCCTCGATGATGCTGCGCGAGTCCAAGGCCAGCGGCCGCCCGAGCGGCCCCGAGCAGTGCGTACCGCTCGCCGACGCCCTGCGGGCCTACACGTCCACCGCCGCCTGGCAGGACTTCGCCGACGGCTGGAAGGGCACTCTGGAACCGGGCCGGGCCGCCGACCTGTGCGTCCTGGACCGGCCGCTGCTCGATCTCGACCCGCACGAGATCACGCAGGTGCAGGTGGATCTCACGGTGTTCGACGGGCAGGTCGTCTTCGAACGGTGA
- a CDS encoding ABC transporter permease — MTTADPALPRPRPITTGGLAAVRRNPLLVVLVAMVLVFQLTTGSFLDPANLSGIATDAATLAIVAVPLALLVISGYLDLSVGSTLALGGLVGGWLAGQHHQSPAVALLGALAAGALVGAVNGVLCCYFGLSAFIVTLGMLTAVRGLAQQLFPLPLSGFGSGFAWIGGARVAGIAAPVVIAALVLAAGALFLAITPAGRHVFAIGVNREAAHLSGIHIRRTPFALFVATGVAAALAGAIKASVLDSVVAGTSGAGFELTVLTAVLLGGVALTGGSGSILGVLLGVLFLGGLQNGLTLLNVPTFWQQMAQGTALVAGAALAYFAPRTGR, encoded by the coding sequence ATGACCACCGCCGACCCGGCCCTCCCGCGGCCCCGCCCGATCACCACCGGCGGGCTCGCCGCCGTACGCCGCAACCCGCTCCTCGTCGTGCTCGTCGCGATGGTGCTGGTCTTCCAGCTGACCACGGGCAGCTTCCTCGACCCGGCCAACCTGAGCGGCATCGCCACCGACGCCGCGACCCTCGCCATCGTCGCCGTCCCCCTGGCCCTGCTCGTCATCAGCGGCTACCTCGACCTGTCGGTCGGTTCCACGCTCGCCCTCGGCGGGCTGGTCGGGGGCTGGCTCGCCGGGCAGCACCACCAGTCGCCCGCCGTCGCCCTGCTCGGGGCTCTCGCGGCCGGGGCACTGGTCGGCGCGGTGAACGGCGTCCTGTGCTGCTACTTCGGGCTGTCCGCGTTCATCGTCACCCTGGGCATGCTGACCGCCGTGCGCGGCCTGGCACAGCAGCTGTTCCCGCTGCCGCTCAGCGGCTTCGGCTCCGGCTTCGCCTGGATCGGCGGGGCCCGCGTCGCCGGGATCGCCGCGCCGGTCGTCATCGCGGCGCTCGTGCTGGCCGCGGGCGCCCTGTTCCTCGCCATCACCCCGGCCGGCCGGCACGTCTTCGCCATCGGCGTCAACCGTGAGGCCGCCCACCTCTCCGGCATCCACATCCGCCGCACCCCGTTCGCGCTGTTCGTCGCCACCGGTGTCGCCGCCGCCCTGGCCGGGGCCATCAAGGCGTCGGTGCTCGACAGCGTGGTCGCCGGCACCTCCGGCGCCGGGTTCGAACTGACCGTGCTCACCGCGGTGCTGCTCGGCGGCGTCGCCCTCACCGGCGGCTCCGGATCCATCCTCGGCGTCCTGCTCGGCGTGCTCTTCCTCGGTGGCCTGCAGAACGGCCTGACCCTGCTGAACGTGCCGACGTTCTGGCAGCAGATGGCCCAGGGCACCGCGCTGGTGGCCGGCGCGGCCCTGGCGTACTTCGCACCCCGCACCGGGCGCTGA